The window GGTTTGTGCTACCATTCGCCATTCTTTTGTCTCAGAAAATTATTGATATAAGAGTATGCTCTAATAACGATTCTGTGAAAATCTTAAATTAAGCTTTTAAGTGTTTTCAGAATAAAAAGATGAGGGCAGTTCAGTAAACATCAATGCAACTTCAATCCCCCGATCATAGTTATCAACCTTTTGCAACTTCAGTCTGATCTAAACCAAGATAATAGTTACCTTGCAAGGTATTAAACTCTTCCTTAGCCTGGTTTAGTTCAGCTTCCAAACATTTTAGACGCTCATCTACTTCCACTCTGTGTTCACTGTATctaatgagtttttcttttaagcTCTGCAGGAAAAGGGGAGCATTTTCAAATGACGATGTTAACTCCGAATACATAAGTTAGATCAATCTATAATTCTTTTTTGCTGTTAATTACTAAGGCATAAATGAAACGTAAAGATAAATATCTGTGGCTCAAATGGTGATGGTCATACCTCAGTGAACTGTGCCATATCCATCAGGCCAGTTTGGCTACCGAGAGTCGATGACGATGCCTTAATGTTCAAAACTCTAAACTGTGAACATGGAGATTGTCCAGTTGGAGCCACCGATGAATTTGTGGTTGAAGCCATCTTTGATTGAGGTGTGAAACTCATCCTTGGATAAGGTGTAGAACACCCAATCTCATCTCTTTCAAATGTTTGAGCAGGCGTTAGCTGAATCTGTAAATTAAGAGGACATGTTCTCAACAACCTGCATTTTCTACTCATGGTAAAAACATATTGTAAGATAACCCAGTCCACAAATTTCTACCTTTAAGCTCATATGAATCTCGGGAAATCGAGAATGGAAAACCCTGAAAGAAAAGTCACCCTCGCTTTTAGGTAGGGAAACTGTAGAAACTTTGCAGAACCCGTGAACAAATGCATATCTGACTTCACTCTCAACACTGCTTGAATCAGATTCGGCGCTCATGGTATGAAAATATCCAGAATTTTCATCATGATGGATACTAGTATCAATAACACCATCTGAATCCGTCACTTTGAATTTGAGGTTTGTAAGATTTGTACCAGCAGTACAGCAGTCGGGCAGCTGATCAAAACAATCAATTTCAGAATGAGAAAGGattaaaaaacatgaaaaatgtgTAGGGAGTGAAGATGAAAGACAGAACTCAGAACAGGAGAAACGCATTGAAACAATCAACCTATTTTACGGATACTTACCTTTGTTAAGAGCCTGAGCTCTCGTTTCTCAATTATAGACTCTTTCTTGAAGATCTCATCAGTACCAGACATAACCGAGAGTGATACTAcacagaaaaagcaaaaaaatacaTTAGACAATTAGAAGATATGTTTTGTTACATCTTACAAAAGAATGGTGGCAGATGTTACTAGATTTCCCATAGCCGGCCGTTACTTGGAGAATTCCAGACAGATCAACGCAGCCACAACTATCAACCTGTGACATGATCAATGAGCTTAACGAGTGAATAGAACATTTGTCAATACACAGTCACCAAACAGACCAATGAACTAGAAACAAAGCTTATAATATGGTATCCTAGAAGTTGGTTATTCTAAGAAAATAAGCTCCTCGCACCTTTCGGTGCAAGCCCATCGAGTCTTTGATACAATAGCCCTCAGTGCAAATCAGAACATTGGTCCCTTCTGCAACATGGTTATTATATCCATCAAACACCtgcatgaaaaaaaattgtactcaGTGGAATTATTCATTACGTAACACTTAAAATGTAAAGAACTTTTATTACATATACCTCCAAGATATAATTTTGAGCAGTAGAATCTGGAAGCAAATTTTCCAAAGCCTCTGGATACATCTCAACAACACGCTTCATAGGCCCAGGATTAACTGGAATATGAAAAGATTGTGAACTAAATAATTATTCTACACAAAAGTACTCTTATTAAATCAGGTTAGTTTGTATCCCAAAACACTTCCTACTGTTGTCAATTTTTTCAGTTCCATAAACAAAGCTAAATTTACAAAAAGGTCATTTAGTTGGAGTAACATTACTGATCGATACAAGATATTTTGATAACTCCTTCCCGTATCTTACTACAAGATATTGTAGCACAGACATATAAAGACTGCTACTATACAAAATTAGAGCATTAGGCTTACTTTTACACGCAACTGAGACGGAAAATGGTTCGTCCTTTGAGCATATCTTTAAGGTTGCATCATAATCTGGCCTGATCTGATCTAAGCTATCAGTCTCAACGAGCATATTCTGCATTAATTTCAGAAGATTAGACTTTGCCAGAAATTCAACAGCCATCAAAGGTCTTCTTCAGCTGCCACAAGGAGCCTAATTTGGTATCTAACCCTCACTCGATAACAATAATATAGAAATAACATTAGTACTTGAAGAGGTTAAATACCTCGACTTTGAGAATTCCATCATCTACCAGGTTGGCCTCAATCATATCAATCTTTCTTTCGAATCCGGGGCTGGCTTTCAGTTCAACTTCGAGAGTTGGAACAGAAGTGAATGGTATCTGATTTTCATATTCATCAAAGCAAGCGATAGAGCAAGGAGGAAGTGAAGAACCCACCCTGTAGACACACCATTATACTGATCAAATTTGAGATCTTAAGTGCAGGAATAAGAGAAAGGTCACACACGTGTTCCGTTCTGAAGAATATAAGACTTACTGGACATTATACTGCTGCGTGAACTCAAGATTAGAAGCAAGTTTCCAACTTCCCACCTTCGAAGACGGTTCAACGAGCACCTTTTTCTTAGCGGTAATCGATTTTCCCTGTGTTCAAACAATTGGTTACATGATTTCTCGAGACACTTAAATGGCAGATAAAGATTATAGCATCACTTacaatagagaaacaaaaattgtaaatgcCAGTTTTATTGAACTTGTCAGGGAGCTTTGACTCAAGTGGAAAGATGTAGAGACCATGAAACCCCTTACAGGATGTAGGAAAACAGTCATGTGAATACAAAATTTTGGTATTCTTATTCGAATCTTGAAATTCTACTTCCATGAGCATGTTTCCATCCATCTTCACAATATGTTTCTGATGCAACTTTTTCGACACTTTTGAAGATGTGAAGCTAGCAGGTCGAACAACTGCAACAATCTGTTGCGGGGGAGTTTCTCCAGCACGCACTGTATCACCAAATGATGATTCCTATGGCATGTTCATAAATAAAACGTTATCTGGAAGTTAATGATACTATAACAGCAAACCCTATAACTATATCTGACtcatttttagaaagaaaagaaacgttCCTACCCCATCAATGTTCAGTGCTCTGCAATCTTTCTCATCCAGCAAATCAATTCTCGATGGATCCTTTTCCCGTTGCTTCTCAATTTTTCTATTCCATTCAGTTTCATCTAAAGGTAGACACTGTTCAAAACAGAGTGAAGTCAAGAGGGTacgcaaaagaaaaagaatatgattAAAGGGTTCAGCAGTTGACCATTCCAGAGTCAATAATACTGATTGGAAAAGATGAAGAACTTCGTAGTTCCAATCTTGAAACTCCTTTAGTCATTGAAAGAAGGCATCCCTCATCTTCAGAGTAATTGATTTGCCTAGATCAAAAATTCAGATTCAGACTACAAGAATTAGAGATAGTGAACTCTTCTAGTATTCAGAACTAGTTAAATAGAAAAGAAACCACCTGCATATAATCCAGGCATCACCTGCTCAGAATCAACAGAGACAGATCAATTCAACATTGTTCTAGTATGTAGTTTAAATGATAGTTGAGACGGTACTTACCGCCTGCTTCGTCGTCGAAACCTTCAACGAGAAAATAGTCAATTGTCGCATAGACATCATTCTTGTGAACCCCTCCACATGCACCTTTCAGAATCCTGATCTTCTGTCCACGCTTCCATGACATCCCTTTTCTCTTCATAATACTGTGCACCCTCACAGCTAGAATTCAAAAGCATTGCAGTTACAAATAGTTTTACACAAGGAATAAAGAAAAGATGACAATATTATCACTACAGATATCATGAAGCTTTTACAGCACATTTCTGGCTATTCattgaaaaaatttgaaaatggtTATACCAAACAatagtttgccaaaaaaaaaaaaaaggttataccAAACAATTACTTTTTATCTTTACGAAGGCATTAGGCATGCATAGTCGTTTGCAGCTGCATACCTTCACAATCAGGCGAAATGCAAAGAGCTTTGTTATCCAAGGAATCGAAAATAACGACTGCGTCGTCTTCACCTGAcgcctcttcttcatcataagTCTTATGCATCTCAAGAACCCAAGCCTTATAATCCTGGTCCACTTGCCCAAATACTAAAGTTTTTCCTTCTCTATGTAGTACACAACTGACATCTGTAAAACATAGAATTAAATGTATTTGAGATAATAGAAGAAGAGCAAACCAAGATTGCAAATGGGTTTAAACTAACCGTTATCCTTCTCCTTTGATTTACTACCAAAGTTTTTCAGAGCCAAAGTGAAGGGGCTTTGACTTGCAAGATCGGTCTGCATAAAACATgtttaataatcatgtaaaattGTACTAATAAGTTTAACTAATCAAGCATAATGTTAGCTCACTTTTGAAGGCGTTGGGCTAAAACCAGCATCCAAATCTGTAACCACCAACGAGTGCACATGAAACATGCTCGGATAGAACAATTTCAAACAGATAAATATACAATTGACTAGTGCGAGGCATCATACCGACGAAGCATATCACTCTTTGACACGATTTCTGCAAAGTAGTGGCTCTGTCCCCCTTTTCCATAAACGGAATTGATGCCTACACATAGTTATTGGAAACAGAAGCAAGGATTCACCCACAGTCATAACCTTTTTAAATCCTTGACGGACTAAACATAGTCAAATATCATTCAAAACATTCTCTGGTAACAGAACTGTGAATACTCCAGGAAGAAAAACTAATGGTGAACAAAGAAGACCAACCCAAGATACTTCTGGGAGTAGACGACCAAGTCTTCGTACATAAAGACGACTAAAAGTTTTGAAGCTTTCAGAAACTTTGTATCCTTCCTTTTCTAAGCTTTCCAAAATAATATTACTGCTCTCTTTATAATTACTCTCTTTTTCCTGTCACATACATAGTTCAGAACTTAAGTGTTCAGTTCAAGAAGGTAAACCAATGGTCAAGTTCGCTTCTTTGGAAAGGATTTTCATACCCGTATGATTGGAAGATAAGCAAACTTGAGGCGAGAATTTGCCTCCTGAAATGACCCTGCATGAAAAAGATATTGTCAAGACTCCAAACGATATGATAAAATATTCTGGATTCTAATTCAGcgttctacaaaaaaaagtatattgaaCCCTAGTTTCAATATCTCCATATAAGTTACATTAGCTTTCAttgttgttacaaaaatatactaTAGAAATATACTTATCTGTTTCTATATCTCTATGTAAGTTACACTCACAACTGCAATTTTGTTTACAAGGACATAAATTGATAGCTCTGGCTGTTTGCTACCAAATGCTGGAGCAAAAGCTGCCAGACACTTAACAGAGAGGAAGCATCTTGAACTGTCAAAGGGTTGataccttttgttttttcaccATGAAAGAATCGAATCTGAAACCAAAATTCTCGACCCTTGGAGTTTAGGTTGGTAGTGGCAACCTCTCCACCTATAATCTCAGCTAAATCCTCTCCATTGACCTGGGCAAAGACCAAGGAAATTAGAAAAGGTTGAAACTAAGAATGTCAAATCCAAAACATCTGTAGAAATAATAACACACCTGAAACTCTACAGGCCTTTCAGTCCTCCCAGTATTAGAGATTTCATCACACTacatgttgacaaaaaaataatgaaacctCCGACAAAGAAACACCATAAAGGGATCACCACATATTGTATTAATATTAGCCGACGAAAACCTGAAtgtaaggaaaatatatatcctTAAGTCTGCACTGAAGTTGATATATTTCTGGCATTTTACATTCCGATTCAAATATCTCAACCTGGAAATAAAACAGAATAGCAGTTTCAGATAAGCAGATGCGTATTGCAACTTGCTGATTCATGCAATCAGAGGAGCATAGATTAAGGTCACGCAGGAGAAAGTGGAAAGATTGTTATAGGATTCTAGAACAGCATCAAAAACTTTTGCATAATCTTATCATTAGAACATAATTCTCCAATAAAAAGGTATCACTGCATGATATGAATAAACAAACATGGAGACTATATTTGTTAACAGAGATAAACTCAAGAAATCCAAGTAGCAACACAAAATAAGCTGTGTACCTTTGTGAAGCTTCCATGAGGTGATAACTTCATTTCCTCCTCCAGAGGATCCCTCATTCCACCATCAacctttcaaattttttaaatccaCAATTTAATAACATAGACTATGACGAGCAGTAAAGGGTGATGAATcatgaatatattatatcacCTTCCAGTTTTTTCCTAAGACAGAACGGTTGTCAATCAAAGCTTCTCGATTGAGTTGCAAGGTGAATACTTTCTTAGACTGTTTCGTCTTTGAAGACACCAAAGTACGCCTAATCATAGAAGAGAATTAAATGCACCCAAGGAAGGCAGACAATCATTCCTCAGATTAGTAAAATACTCaccttcctaaatgcatacaaGCATAAGGACCTCCATATCCAAACATCCCAAAGAATGGCTACATAGCAAAATAGTGAATCTTCCTCAGATTAGTAAAATACTCGAGTTCATTACTGTTCAATTCAAAGATGCATGTCTTGTTATGTAGAAAGACTCATGATAATTTATAAACTGCCAGCAAAAACTCTTCTAAGATTCTTGGTGTTAAGTACCATAAGGTATGGTGGTTTGCCTCCAATAGCTTTGGATTTTTGCGACCTATGTAATGAAGCCCCTATTTTCCCCCTGCGCAGTGTTAAGAAAATGAAGACTGCTTAAAGATCAAACTCGCGGTATGAACTTGAGTAAGGAAAATTTGATTGAACTGTGAAGTTACTTATATTCTACCGATACATTCCATGTTTTCAGATTCTCACCATTTATCAATAGAATTTGCGTCGCTACTGTCCATTCCAGGACCAGAATCAAAGATTGAAATCCGATCACCGAGAACATCGACACTGCAAAAGCAATTACATGAAATCAAAAGATAAAGTTCATTTGAAGTATATGACCTTTTAGGACAAGAACAAACCTAATCAGTCTTCGATCTCCGGGCGAACAAGACCACACAGCTTGCAGAGAATTATCCTGTGATATAAGCAACATGAAAATTGGAGTTCATAAACGAGGCAAACTAACACAGTCATACCCAATCATATGATAATTAAAAGGGTGATCCAGACGACGTGGAGTTATATTtcacaaagaaaccaaaccaagcAACATCACAACAATGAAATAACTAAACCagtaaaactaattttattcaGTTCAACAAACAACTACACCATAAAGAGAATTTGATTAACGAGAGAATCTCAGATCTAAACCCAAGCTGTTAACACAACTTCAGACGACTACAAAATCCATAGGAGTGATCCTGCACCAGACTAACACAAGAAAAAACTCATACAATACCGCCAGCCAAGCTGAGAATGAGGTGACTTCTTGAGATTCGTCTTTGGAGCAGCCCCCTGTGTACAAATTTATACTTGTAACTAACCCTCCCCTGCCAATTAGTAATCAGTACCCACCCGCTAATGCCTACGGAATAAGTCTTCACCTCTTGGCTTATTCTCATCCCATTCTCGAACACATATAGTATCTCTCAAAAAGGCTACTTTGAGAGTCATTTCATCGAGCACCTGGAGGGTGTTTTTCATCTTGACACATGTCTTCAACTTTTCAACCTTCTCAGGTACTATCTTCCCACACGAGTTTCAAAAGATTGCTCTCAGCTCTCGTGCTGAGATTCGAAATCTTCTTTTGAAACTCCGAATCAGTACGTACCAACTCCTCCGAGATCCTTGCGAATGTCATCACCATTGACGGAGAAAGAAGAACTCTGTTgagttttgtaatttgttgtttgttttgattttcgaGATAAAACAGAGAGTAAGAgaacttctttcttttaaacttaTAATCAAAAAGCAAGCTAACAACTCTCTGACACACACCATGCTCTCTTTCTTGCATACTCAGCAAAGACACTTTACTAGACAAGCTTAACTCTAGATTAGTCTAGTTTCACACCTCATACAAAAGTTTGATCATGACTTTTACCAACCTCGTTGACCTGCAACTACTAGTTTCTTCACTTGGTTTCTCTGATtcatttagtttggtttgggtaCAAAATAGGCATAAGTCAACAAACTCTTAGACCGGTTTTAAAAAGACCCCAAGCCGGTTAACGAGAGAATCACGCTAAACCGTAAGCTCTCATCTAACGAACTTACCAGATTTTAGCTGAGCTGTCAAACTAGCCACAATCTACTACAAAACCCCTTACCCTGACTGCAGTGATCCTACACTAGACTTGTAAAAGACTCacttaaaaaactttgtattaaGTCAATAAGAGCAATATTTTCACAGACACACATAAAATTGTATCAATATATTACATGCAAATTTTTTACTGAGAAACTTACAATTAGATCCGCAAGAGCTGTCTCAAAGCTATAAGTTTGTGGTAGTTCTCTAAGCAAATCAGTATCAGGTGTTAAATCCCACATGTTCTGCAAATACAAAGAACAAGACCATCACTAAACAAAGCTTAAAGAGACAATTAtacatagcaaaaaaaaaactatgtaaatAAAGCTAACCTCATACATACTAGAAGCCTCTCCAGTCCCATCCTGATCCAGAgattaatcaagaaacataaATCTATCATAATTAGCTTAATCAACACATAAAGAACAGAGAAAGTAGCATAATGAAAAGATTATAACAACCAACTCACATCAAGACGTATTATGTTGCACAAATCAGGCTTAAACTTCGCAAATCGAACGATCTCTTTAATCTTTTCACCGTTAAACTCGAGATAAGATTTAGCAGCCATATTCCAATCAACCAACTTCCTCTTCTTACCGGACAAAACACAGTTTTTCCGGGTTTTGTCATATTCATCTTTCACCAGGTTAACAAAATTCTTCATTGACATTGTAGGCTCAGGGTTAGTAAGTGTGAGTGTCACACTAGTGCTGTTTGGCAAAAGAACCTTGAGCCTGTAAAACTTATCTCctccaccatcatcatcatctagaaACAATCTTCTCTCGATCGGTCTCTTCTTACTCATCTGAAATTCAAAGCACATAATTCAGAAGAGAAGATACCCATAAAAAAATACGGATATGAGGCATGCATGGATATGaggtttttttacattttattgtaaattttttacaaaaagttgtgtGGTTTGGTAACTTTAGAAAGCAAGTACCTAAAAGCTACAACATATACATCTACTAATACAAGTGCATGTAAACACCACACTTAGTAAAGAATCTATGTAGATCGATTTGCATATAACAAGCCAAAACCGGAGAGACAACTGTTTATAGACTTTATTACCTTGAGATGAACAACTCTTTAAGTTTTGGCAGTGAAATCAACTTCAGATACCTTAGATTTTGCAGACTGATTTAGCTTTGAATAACCCTCCAAACGCtaagaagagagagacaaatgagaagacgaagaaaaagaagaagagtgagaaCGAGAGTGTTGGGAAAAGATAGGAAGGGGAAGAGTCGAGGAGTGAGATGAGAAATGAAGAGTCGGCAAATTTTATAATGAAtatgtttacaaataaaattatttttctattggttattTTGTTTGGGGCTCCATTACCCAAGACGGAAGATGAAGTATATATACGTGTTTAGGTATTATTAACTTTATCATCATTAGGAGATTTATACTTTTTTCTACTCACAGAAGTACCCATAGCTTTTGATATTTTCGGCAAAAAACATCAAACCTTTTTTATATTACGAAAACATCAAGAACGTTTTAGTAAACTACCGAATTGTTCCAAATCATCTGCTATTTACAGAAGTACTACATGAAGaagacttttaaaaagtaaaaacctaaGAGTCTATCGTAGCTGTTAAATGTTGGTACTTGTCCGTTGCCTTCTTCAACTTTTTCACCAACCTACGCATCTTACATTTCCCCTCGGTGATCTCCTTCTCAGCCTTTCTCTTTTTGCCTCTTGCTATTTCTATTCGCACCAATGCCTTCTCTTGCTTCTCCGTTACGGTTATTGGAAAATGAACTTCCGGTGTACTGACACAGCACAAGACACAATAACCAAAGATCACCAACAGTCCCAATAACCAAAGACAgataacaaaagaaagcaaagatcTGCAAGGTTTAAAGGATAAAAAAGAAAGTGCATGTACCAGCAACCAGAGTATATGAAACCGTTTTCTCTGGCGATCACACCATCTAGAGACACAGCGTCTCCATTGATGTGAGGAAGAGCTGCTTCGAGATCCTCTGCGGTCTCATACACCTGCAACTCTCCAAAAACTCCATAGAATAGCGTCTCCCTAAGCCCATGACCCGAGTTTGATTGTATATCCAGCTCCTCTGAATTTAAGTGTATCATGTTCACAGCGTAGCCTTTGAAACCGGGAATAGGATCTCCATTCGGCAGGTAAGGGTTATCCATGGCTAATCTCTTCTGAGGATCATTCTTCACAAGTCCATTCCTCCAAGGTCTGCATGTTTTGAGCCGGAAAACATTTGACTAAGCTATAGATTAACAAGANNNNNNNNNNNNNNNNNNNNNNNNNNNNNNNNNNNNNNNNNNNNNNNNNNNNNNNNNNNNNNNNNNNNNNNNNNNNNNNNNNNNNNNNNNNNNNNNNNNNNNNNNNNNNNNNNNNNNNNNNNNNNNNNNNNNNNNNNNNNNNNNNNNNNNNNNNNNNNNNNNNNNNNNNNNNNNNNNNNNNNNNNNNNNNNNNNNNNNNNNNNNNNNNNNNNNNNNNNNNNNNNNNNNNNNNNNNNNNNNNNNNNNNNNNNNNNNNNNNNNNNNNNNNNNNNNNNNNNNNNNNNNNNNNNNNNNNNNNNNNNNNNNNNNNNNNNNNNNNNNNNNNNNNNNNNNNNNNNNNNNNNNNNNNNNNNNNNNNNNNNNNNNNNNNNNNNNNNNNNNNNNNNNNNNNNNNNNNNNNNNNNNNNNNNNNNNNNNNNNNNNNNNNNNNNNNNNNNNNNNNNNNNNNNNNNNNNNNNNNNNNNNNNNNNNNNNNNNNNNNNNNNNNNNNNNNNNNNNNNNNNNNNNNNNNNNNNNNNNNNNNNNNNNNNNNNNNNNNNNNNNNNNNNNNNNNNNNNNNNNNNNNNNNNNNNNNNNNNNNNNNNNNNNNNNNNNNNNNNNNNNNNNNNNNNNNNNNNNNNNNNNNNNNNNNNNNNNNNNNNNNNNNNNNNNNNNNNNNNNNNNNNNNNNNNNNNNNNNNNNNNNNNNNNNNNNNNNNNNNNNNNNNNNNNNNNNNNNNNNNNNNNNNNNNNNNNNNNNNNNNNNNNNNNNNNNNNNNNNNNNNNNNNNNNNNNNNNNNNNNNNNNNNNNNNNNNNNNNNNNNNNNNNNNNNNNNNNNNNNNNNNNNNNNNNNNNNNNNNNNNNNNNNNNNNNNNNNNNNNNNNNNNNNNNNNNNNNNNNNNNNNNNNNNNNNNNNNNNNNNNNNNNNNNNNNNNNNNNNNNNNNNNNNNNNNNNNNNNNNNNNNNNNNNNNNNNNNNNNNNNNNNNNNNNNNNNNNNNNNNNNNNNNNNNNNNNNNNNNNNNNNNNNNNNNNNNNNNNNNNNNNNNNNNNNNNNNNNNNNNNNNNNNNNNNNNNNNNNNNNNNNNNNNNNNNNNNNNNNNNNNNNNNNNNNNNNNNNNNNNNNNNNNNNNNNNNNNNNNNNNNNNNNNNNNNNNNNNNNNNNNNNNNNNNNNNNNNNNNNTCAAACGGAGAGTACAAAAATATGTACCTGGTTGCATCAAGACAAATAACAAGAAACCGATTGGTGATAGTTCGTCCGTGGCTAGCTGCTTCAGATTGAAGCTTGCGATACTCATCGCTTTTCTGTCCAAATTGTGATGATTTGCACACCAATGAAAGCATTGTGTCTTTCCCCAAATATTCAGACAAAACCCTGTCAGTCATACCAAATTAGTTACGAAGTTGAAGATTTTCCCCAAGCGTAGACACTATGAATATGATCAGAAAAAATCTGTGGCTATACATTGATATTTACCTGCTAAGGGAGGTGGAGGCAACTGAACCGAGAAGCGCTACAATGCCAAACATTCCTTTgtttgacagaaaaaaagacTGTGGAGGCGGAGCCTCTCTGTACAGACAGCAGAAAACCGATGCTGCAGTGTCATGATGCTTCTCTTCGATTTGTTTCATCATAGATTCTTTTGTGGATAGGCATTCTGGGAACGATGCACCAAGAGGTTCCagagaagctgagaagaaaTTCACATAAACATGGATAGTTCATAAAAagaatgcaaaataaaataaaatagcagCAATGCAGCAAATCAAGACACTAGTTACCTTGCAGCGCACTCAATTCTTGCTCAGCATGTTCATGTTCAGCCTGCAAACTTTCTAGGTGCTTATCTGCTTCAATCGGTATTCTTCGTatgtattgattttttcttttaagctcTGCAGGAAGAAAGGAATATTTTCAATGTGGCTGAGATAAACTAGGAATACAAAAGCTAGATCATTCTAGATATTGTTTTGCTTTCACTAAGGCATAAATGAAAGagaaatatcaatattttccCACTTAAATAGTGATGACCATACCTCAGCGTACTGTGCCATATCCATCAGGCCAGTTTGGCTACTGAGAGCCAATGAAGATGACCTAATGGCCAAGACTCCAATCTGTGAACATGGAGTCAGCCCTGGATTTGTGATTAAAGGGATTCCTGATTCAGGTGGTGTAGTCGTCCTTGGATAAGGTGTTGAATACCCagtctcttctctttcaaatgTGGAAGCAGATGTCACCTGAGTCTGAAAATCAAATACAGGAAAATCAATATGAAAAAGCGATTTAACATAAACATGAACTGAAAATTCTACCCATAGTAGAAACATATtgcaatatatacaaaattcacCAGTTACTAGTTACTACCTTTAAGCTCAAATGCAGCTCAGGGTATCGAGAATGGAACACCCTGAAAGCAAAGACACCCTCGATCTCTGGGAGGGAAAGATAAGGAACTCTGCAGGATCCATGGACAAAGGCATATCTGATTGCACTCTCAACGCTACTTGAATCAGATTCAATGCTCATTGTACGGAACCACCCAGATTTTTCGTCATGATGGATGCTAGTATCCAAAGAA is drawn from Camelina sativa cultivar DH55 chromosome 8, Cs, whole genome shotgun sequence and contains these coding sequences:
- the LOC104706733 gene encoding uncharacterized protein LOC104706733 isoform X3; this translates as MDSSDANSIDKWGKIGASLHRSQKSKAIGGKPPYLMPFFGMFGYGGPYACMHLGRRTLVSSKTKQSKKVFTLQLNREALIDNRSVLGKNWKVDGGMRDPLEEEMKLSPHGSFTKVEIFESECKMPEIYQLQCRLKDIYFPYIQCDEISNTGRTERPVEFQVNGEDLAEIIGGEVATTNLNSKGREFWFQIRFFHGEKTKGSFQEANSRLKFAYLPIIREKESNYKESSNIILESLEKEGYKVSESFKTFSRLYVRRLGRLLPEVSWASIPFMEKGDRATTLQKSCQRVICFVDLDAGFSPTPSKTDLASQSPFTLALKNFGSKSKEKDNDVSCVLHREGKTLVFGQVDQDYKAWVLEMHKTYDEEEASGEDDAVVIFDSLDNKALCISPDCEAVRVHSIMKRKGMSWKRGQKIRILKGACGGVHKNDVYATIDYFLVEGFDDEAGGDAWIICRQINYSEDEGCLLSMTKGVSRLELRSSSSFPISIIDSGMCLPLDETEWNRKIEKQREKDPSRIDLLDEKDCRALNIDGESSFGDTVRAGETPPQQIVAVVRPASFTSSKVSKKLHQKHIVKMDGNMLMEVEFQDSNKNTKILYSHDCFPTSCKGFHGLYIFPLESKLPDKFNKTGIYNFCFSIGKSITAKKKVLVEPSSKVGSWKLASNLEFTQQYNVQVGSSLPPCSIACFDEYENQIPFTSVPTLEVELKASPGFERKIDMIEANLVDDGILKVENMLVETDSLDQIRPDYDATLKICSKDEPFSVSVACKINPGPMKRVVEMYPEALENLLPDSTAQNYILEVFDGYNNHVAEGTNVLICTEGYCIKDSMGLHRKVDSCGCVDLSGILQVTAGYGKSISLSVMSGTDEIFKKESIIEKRELRLLTKLPDCCTAGTNLTNLKFKVTDSDGVIDTSIHHDENSGYFHTMSAESDSSSVESEVRYAFVHGFCKVSTVSLPKSEGDFSFRVFHSRFPEIHMSLKIQLTPAQTFERDEIGCSTPYPRMSFTPQSKMASTTNSSVAPTGQSPCSQFRVLNIKASSSTLGSQTGLMDMAQFTESLKEKLIRYSEHRVEVDERLKCLEAELNQAKEEFNTLQASLEALGATFPECLYTKESMMKQIEKKQHNTASSLFCYLYREAAPPRSLLLSKKGLFGLVALLGSVASTSLSRVLSEYLGEDMMLALVCKSAQCGSSSAEYLRLQSEAVRLGRSITNHRFHVLCLDAIRPWKDGILENDPQKKLAMDDPKLSDGDPIPGFKGYAVNMIDLDTEELCIQTYSGYGLRETLFYHLFGNLQVYETQKQVEAALPHINGGGAVSLDGFIAKGNEFIYSGCSKPEIHFPITVTENEEEKLRKLEAARDRVRMAAKKIEEEKCSLRKLEKKMKKTNEAYHNATNSLELIQTLPPE
- the LOC104706733 gene encoding uncharacterized protein LOC104706733 isoform X5, translating into MTKGVSRLELRSSSSFPISIIDSGMCLPLDETEWNRKIEKQREKDPSRIDLLDEKDCRALNIDGESSFGDTVRAGETPPQQIVAVVRPASFTSSKVSKKLHQKHIVKMDGNMLMEVEFQDSNKNTKILYSHDCFPTSCKGFHGLYIFPLESKLPDKFNKTGIYNFCFSIGKSITAKKKVLVEPSSKVGSWKLASNLEFTQQYNVQVGSSLPPCSIACFDEYENQIPFTSVPTLEVELKASPGFERKIDMIEANLVDDGILKVENMLVETDSLDQIRPDYDATLKICSKDEPFSVSVACKINPGPMKRVVEMYPEALENLLPDSTAQNYILEVFDGYNNHVAEGTNVLICTEGYCIKDSMGLHRKVDSCGCVDLSGILQVTAGYGKSISLSVMSGTDEIFKKESIIEKRELRLLTKLPDCCTAGTNLTNLKFKVTDSDGVIDTSIHHDENSGYFHTMSAESDSSSVESEVRYAFVHGFCKVSTVSLPKSEGDFSFRVFHSRFPEIHMSLKIQLTPAQTFERDEIGCSTPYPRMSFTPQSKMASTTNSSVAPTGQSPCSQFRVLNIKASSSTLGSQTGLMDMAQFTESLKEKLIRYSEHRVEVDERLKCLEAELNQAKEEFNTLQASLEALGATFPECLYTKESMMKQIEKKQHNTASSLFCYLYREAAPPRSLLLSKKGLFGLVALLGSVASTSLSRVLSEYLGEDMMLALVCKSAQCGSSSAEYLRLQSEAVRLGRSITNHRFHVLCLDAIRPWKDGILENDPQKKLAMDDPKLSDGDPIPGFKGYAVNMIDLDTEELCIQTYSGYGLRETLFYHLFGNLQVYETQKQVEAALPHINGGGAVSLDGFIAKGNEFIYSGCSKPEIHFPITVTENEEEKLRKLEAARDRVRMAAKKIEEEKCSLRKLEKKMKKTNEAYHNATNSLELIQTLPPE